In Novosphingobium sp. MMS21-SN21R, a single genomic region encodes these proteins:
- a CDS encoding HAD-IA family hydrolase produces the protein MKLAIFDCDGTLVDSQADICAAMDAAFAAAGLVAPERHATRRVVGLSLHEAMRQLHPQGEHAAHADLAQLYKDAFRARREAGAVAEPLYDGIAGLVEELAGQGWQLAVATGKSDRGLAHCLATHGLTRHFVSLQTADRHPSKPDPSMIEQCIADAGADRARTAMIGDTVYDIAMACNAGVTGFGVDWGYHETDELIEAGAAAVATSVAHLRDLLRGLE, from the coding sequence GTGAAACTGGCCATATTCGATTGCGACGGCACGCTGGTAGATAGCCAGGCCGACATCTGCGCAGCGATGGACGCAGCGTTCGCAGCCGCTGGACTGGTCGCACCTGAGCGCCATGCAACGCGCCGGGTGGTCGGCCTATCTCTGCACGAAGCGATGCGGCAACTGCATCCCCAAGGCGAGCACGCGGCCCACGCCGACCTTGCCCAGCTTTACAAGGACGCCTTCCGCGCGCGGCGCGAGGCGGGCGCGGTGGCAGAGCCGCTCTATGACGGGATCGCCGGGCTGGTCGAGGAACTGGCCGGACAGGGTTGGCAGCTTGCAGTGGCGACGGGCAAATCGGACCGGGGGTTGGCGCATTGTCTGGCCACGCACGGACTGACCAGGCATTTCGTGTCGCTGCAAACCGCTGACCGCCATCCCTCCAAGCCCGACCCTTCGATGATCGAGCAGTGCATTGCCGATGCAGGAGCCGACCGCGCGCGCACTGCGATGATCGGCGATACCGTCTATGACATCGCCATGGCCTGCAACGCGGGCGTGACCGGGTTTGGCGTCGATTGGGGATACCATGAGACCGATGAACTGATCGAGGCGGGCGCGGCGGCGGTAGCGACCAGCGTGGCGCATTTGCGCGATCTGTTGCGGGGGCTGGAATGA
- a CDS encoding ATP12 family protein — protein MKRFYKQVTVIEAEGGFGVALDGRAIKTVSRNPQAVPTRALAEVMAAEWDVQGDEIDPAAFLFRDMADYAIDVVGPDRDAAVECLLPYAATDTLCYRAEPDEAFAIRQREVWEPLLLEAEARLGVRFVRVAGVMHKPQAPETLERLRGELSGFDAFSLAALRNTASLAASLVIGLAALTPGADIEALWNAANLEEDWQAELWGKDWQAMELRELRAGAFAAAARFAALARG, from the coding sequence ATGAAGCGTTTCTACAAGCAAGTAACCGTCATCGAAGCCGAAGGCGGTTTCGGGGTGGCACTGGACGGGCGTGCGATCAAGACGGTGAGCCGCAATCCGCAGGCCGTTCCGACACGCGCGCTCGCCGAAGTGATGGCCGCAGAATGGGATGTGCAAGGCGACGAGATTGATCCCGCCGCATTCCTGTTCCGTGACATGGCCGATTACGCGATCGATGTAGTTGGCCCGGACCGGGATGCTGCGGTGGAATGCCTGCTGCCTTATGCCGCCACCGATACGCTGTGCTATCGCGCCGAACCGGACGAGGCCTTTGCCATCCGCCAGCGAGAGGTGTGGGAGCCGTTGCTGCTGGAGGCGGAAGCGCGGCTCGGCGTGCGCTTCGTGCGCGTGGCGGGTGTGATGCACAAGCCGCAAGCGCCCGAGACGCTGGAGCGGCTGCGGGGCGAACTCAGCGGATTCGATGCCTTTTCGCTTGCCGCCTTGCGTAACACCGCCAGCCTTGCCGCTTCGCTGGTGATCGGCCTTGCCGCGCTCACGCCCGGGGCTGACATCGAGGCGCTGTGGAACGCGGCCAATCTTGAGGAAGACTGGCAGGCCGAACTTTGGGGCAAGGACTGGCAGGCGATGGAATTGCGCGAATTGCGGGCCGGAGCCTTTGCCGCTGCGGCCCGTTTCGCGGCGTTGGCCCGAGGCTAG
- a CDS encoding ABC-type transport auxiliary lipoprotein family protein: protein MNARTLIAISLSAALAGCVSLGPKVPDTLLSLRPVNAPAAGTSASGTFATALVVLEPSAEARLSVTRVPVQIDDANVAYLKKTMWVERPSRLFQRLLAETIRAKGGRLVIESDPGASGLHLSGRLLDMGYDARSRMAVVRFDAIKEAGGGRIETRRFESMVPVTEAEAKFVGPALNEAANTVAQAVADWVG from the coding sequence ATGAACGCCAGAACCCTGATCGCGATTTCGCTCTCCGCCGCGCTGGCAGGCTGCGTCAGCCTTGGCCCCAAGGTGCCCGACACGCTGCTTTCGCTGCGCCCGGTCAACGCGCCCGCGGCAGGCACCAGCGCCAGCGGCACGTTTGCCACTGCCTTGGTCGTGCTCGAGCCGTCGGCCGAAGCGCGCCTTTCGGTCACGCGCGTGCCGGTGCAGATCGACGACGCGAATGTCGCCTATCTCAAGAAAACGATGTGGGTCGAGCGCCCTTCACGCCTGTTCCAGCGTCTGCTTGCCGAAACCATCCGTGCCAAGGGCGGGCGGCTGGTGATCGAGAGCGATCCGGGTGCCAGCGGGTTGCACCTGTCAGGCCGCCTGCTCGACATGGGCTACGATGCCCGCAGCCGCATGGCCGTGGTGCGCTTCGACGCGATCAAGGAAGCAGGCGGCGGCAGGATCGAAACCCGCCGCTTCGAAAGTATGGTTCCGGTGACCGAGGCCGAAGCAAAGTTCGTCGGCCCGGCACTCAACGAAGCGGCAAACACCGTGGCTCAGGCCGTGGCGGACTGGGTGGGTTAA
- a CDS encoding MlaD family protein, giving the protein METRANHIWVGLVTLALIAATAVLTIWIARLNRGELNEYDIFFKQSVDGLAKGSEVSFSGVPFGQVKEIELWERDPEFVRVRIAVDQKVPILQGTIASLQGSFTGVSTIQLTGAVKGAPPIECPKENKRATCPEGVPVIPTKRSGLGELLSNAPLLLERLATLTERLTMVLSDKNQKSIENILSNTDRLSGNLADASPDVKRTMAELQATLRQANYSLASFEKLTNSADSMLNDEGNGLAKQLRQTLKSAQGAADELQSTLGEAKPAARQLNERTLPAAEAAIRDLQATTKSLREVTDRINDQGVGGFVGGPKLPDYKN; this is encoded by the coding sequence ATGGAAACGCGGGCAAACCACATCTGGGTCGGTCTGGTCACGCTGGCGCTGATCGCAGCGACGGCAGTGCTGACCATCTGGATCGCGCGCCTCAACCGGGGCGAGCTCAACGAATACGACATCTTCTTCAAACAGTCGGTCGATGGCCTCGCCAAGGGTTCCGAAGTGTCGTTCTCGGGCGTCCCGTTCGGGCAGGTCAAGGAAATCGAGCTGTGGGAGCGTGATCCGGAATTCGTGCGCGTGCGCATCGCGGTCGACCAGAAAGTGCCGATCCTTCAGGGGACGATTGCCAGCCTTCAGGGCAGCTTTACCGGCGTTTCCACGATCCAGCTGACCGGCGCCGTGAAGGGCGCACCACCGATCGAATGCCCCAAGGAAAACAAGCGCGCCACCTGTCCGGAGGGCGTTCCGGTGATCCCGACCAAGCGCTCCGGCCTTGGCGAGCTGCTCTCGAATGCGCCGCTGCTGCTCGAACGCCTGGCCACGCTGACCGAGCGCCTGACCATGGTGCTGTCGGACAAGAACCAGAAGTCGATCGAGAACATCCTGAGCAACACAGACCGGCTGAGCGGCAACCTTGCCGATGCCTCGCCCGACGTGAAGCGGACCATGGCCGAACTGCAGGCGACCTTGAGGCAAGCCAACTATTCGCTGGCCAGCTTCGAAAAGCTGACGAACTCGGCTGATTCGATGCTCAATGACGAAGGAAACGGCTTGGCCAAGCAATTGCGCCAGACACTCAAATCGGCCCAAGGCGCGGCGGACGAACTGCAATCGACGCTGGGTGAGGCCAAGCCCGCTGCCCGCCAGCTCAACGAACGCACTCTGCCCGCCGCCGAAGCCGCGATCCGCGATCTGCAGGCGACCACCAAGTCGCTGCGCGAGGTCACCGACCGCATCAACGACCAGGGCGTGGGCGGCTTCGTCGGCGGTCCCAAACTGCCTGATTACAAGAACTGA
- a CDS encoding ATP-binding cassette domain-containing protein: MSEAETIPAAEHDLPDMPEPFDGKYPIRVRGIRNVFGTHVIHDGLDLDVRKGEIIGVVGGSGTGKSVLMRTIIGLQIPESGTVEVLGESITDAQDDADIDIRSRWGVLFQGGALFSTLTVAENVEVPLREFYPEISDELRHEIARYKVLLSGLPAEATSKYPSELSGGMRKRAGLARALSLDPELLFLDEPTAGLDPIGAAAFDQLILQLQQTLGLTVFLITHDLDTLYEICDRVAVIADKKVIAVGTIEELLALDHPWIQEYFNGPRGRAAQDAQARHDAVRAALPNSKAAQANTLEQGEE, translated from the coding sequence ATGAGCGAAGCCGAAACCATCCCGGCAGCCGAGCATGATCTGCCCGACATGCCGGAGCCGTTCGACGGGAAATACCCGATCCGCGTGCGCGGCATCCGCAATGTATTCGGAACCCACGTCATTCACGACGGACTCGATCTCGATGTCCGCAAGGGCGAAATCATCGGCGTGGTCGGCGGCTCGGGCACCGGCAAGTCGGTGTTGATGCGCACGATCATCGGTTTGCAGATCCCGGAATCGGGCACGGTCGAAGTGCTCGGCGAATCGATCACCGATGCGCAGGACGATGCCGATATCGATATCCGCAGCCGCTGGGGCGTGCTGTTTCAGGGCGGCGCGCTATTCTCCACGCTGACCGTGGCCGAAAACGTCGAAGTGCCCTTGCGTGAGTTCTACCCCGAGATCAGCGACGAGCTGCGCCACGAGATCGCGCGCTACAAGGTGCTGCTGTCGGGCCTCCCCGCCGAGGCGACCAGCAAATATCCGTCCGAACTTTCAGGCGGCATGCGCAAGCGTGCAGGGCTTGCCCGGGCGCTCTCGCTCGATCCCGAACTGCTGTTTCTCGACGAGCCGACGGCGGGACTCGATCCCATCGGCGCGGCGGCGTTCGATCAGCTTATCCTGCAATTGCAGCAGACGCTGGGGCTGACCGTGTTCCTGATCACCCACGATCTCGATACGCTTTACGAAATCTGCGACCGGGTGGCAGTGATCGCGGACAAGAAGGTGATCGCGGTGGGCACGATCGAGGAACTGCTCGCGCTCGATCATCCGTGGATTCAGGAATATTTCAACGGCCCGCGCGGGCGGGCGGCGCAAGACGCGCAGGCACGGCACGATGCGGTGCGCGCGGCGTTGCCAAACAGCAAGGCCGCGCAGGCCAATACGCTCGAACAGGGTGAGGAATAA
- a CDS encoding ABC transporter permease, with translation MRALTDFQLTPGSGDAGAVLAFSGPMTVSSLGLTDQRLRDFGESVAKIDVSAVSDMDTVGAWTVWRLSRDTGAEVVGCKEEAKRLIDAISQADSNAHSIRAPRLPLLERVPEHVGDVMIGLGRGFLQVLGFLGQIILSIGSLIRHPSRFRGKALIHQMELVGVNSLAIIGLMSFLVGIVIAQQGAVQLRQFGAEIYTVNLVGRLTLRELGVLMTAIMVAGRSGSAFAAQIGTMKLTEEVDAMRTIGVSPMEALVVPRIVATMIMMPLLGFYSAFLGIIGGAFLSSLTLGIPFFTFLQRIQEVVPLHDVWVGITKAPVFGLIVALAGCYQGMQVKNNAEEVGARTTAAVVMAIFTVIVLDAFFAIFFTEIGWG, from the coding sequence ATGCGGGCTTTAACAGATTTTCAGCTTACGCCCGGCTCCGGGGATGCAGGGGCCGTGCTCGCGTTCAGCGGGCCGATGACCGTGTCCTCGCTGGGGCTGACCGATCAGCGGCTGCGCGATTTTGGCGAATCCGTGGCGAAAATCGATGTGTCGGCCGTGAGCGATATGGATACGGTCGGCGCGTGGACGGTGTGGCGCCTCTCGCGCGATACCGGGGCCGAAGTCGTCGGCTGCAAGGAAGAGGCCAAGCGCCTGATCGACGCGATCAGCCAGGCTGATTCAAACGCCCATTCGATCCGCGCCCCGCGCCTGCCGCTGCTCGAGCGCGTGCCCGAACATGTCGGCGATGTGATGATCGGGTTGGGCAGGGGCTTCCTGCAGGTGCTCGGCTTCCTCGGACAGATCATTCTGTCGATTGGCAGCCTGATCCGCCATCCCTCGCGCTTTCGCGGCAAGGCCCTGATCCACCAGATGGAACTGGTCGGCGTCAACTCGCTCGCCATCATCGGGTTGATGAGCTTTCTCGTCGGCATCGTGATTGCCCAGCAGGGCGCAGTTCAGTTGCGCCAGTTCGGCGCAGAGATCTACACCGTCAACCTCGTCGGCCGCCTGACCTTGCGCGAACTTGGCGTGCTGATGACCGCGATCATGGTGGCGGGCCGTTCCGGTTCCGCCTTTGCCGCACAGATCGGCACGATGAAGCTGACCGAAGAGGTCGACGCGATGCGCACCATCGGGGTTTCGCCAATGGAAGCGCTGGTCGTGCCGCGCATTGTCGCCACGATGATCATGATGCCGCTGCTCGGCTTCTATTCGGCCTTTCTCGGCATCATCGGTGGCGCGTTCCTGTCGTCGCTTACGCTCGGCATCCCGTTCTTCACGTTCCTCCAGCGCATTCAGGAAGTGGTGCCGCTGCACGACGTATGGGTGGGCATCACCAAGGCCCCGGTGTTCGGCCTGATCGTCGCGCTGGCGGGCTGCTACCAGGGCATGCAGGTCAAGAACAACGCCGAGGAAGTTGGCGCGCGCACCACGGCGGCGGTGGTCATGGCGATCTTCACCGTGATCGTGCTCGACGCGTTCTTCGCGATCTTCTTCACCGAAATCGGGTGGGGTTGA
- a CDS encoding valine--tRNA ligase yields MSAQNSAELAKTFEPAGLEAKWYAHWEQNGLFRPERPDAAPFTIVNPPPNVTGSLHIGHALDNTLQDVVIRYERLRGKDALWVVGTDHAGIATQMVVERQMEAKQDKRTNYTREQFIEKVWEWKHESGGTITGQLRRLGCSMDWSREQFTMDPHFTKAVVKVFVDLHQKGLIYRDKRLVNWDPKLKTAISDLEVETRETQGGFWHFKYPLADGVHRDDGLDYIEVATTRPETMLADMCVAVHPEDERYKSVIGKDILQPLTGRRFKVVADEHADPELGSGAVKITPGHDFNDFEVGKRAGIKAGDMLNMFDAEAKVVQTSDGLVPDEFIGMDRFDARKLVVERMKEAGFLIPHITKDKEGNEIAADFEPRTIQTPFGDRGGVVIEPWLTDQWYVDAEKLAVAPLEAVRSGAVEIVPKTWEKTFFNWMENIQPWCVSRQLWWGHRIPAWYAEDGEIYVAESVEEAQALAGNKSLTRDSDVLDTWFSSALWPFATLGWPDEPAAQPPFVSSEVETPASGISTTLDANGSGKSLLAKHYPNDLLVSGFDILFFWDARMMMMGQAMTGQNPWKRLYLHGLVRAADGAKMSKSKGNVVDPLLLIDKYGADALRFFMCAMESQGRDVKMDEKRVEGYRNFATKLWNAARFCQSNGITGSTSVAAPVATSAVNKWIIGEVVETLGALDQAMADLRFDAAANTVYHFVWDQFCDWYIELVKGNFDEETKAVAGWVLDQILVMLHPFMPFVTEELWHALGSRDGELIVAAWPAPEASVDAEAKREVEWLIALVSALRTAKNELGIAPGARLEAYLPEPSTQTRAIIEANPAAIERLARLTAIRFEAAPAGAAMQIGAGDANLIVPLEGVIDITAEKARLEKALAVSLKEAKALEGRLSNASFVEKAKPEAVEKARADHAMHAAEAERLAAALKRLG; encoded by the coding sequence ATGAGCGCACAGAATTCCGCAGAACTCGCCAAGACATTCGAGCCCGCAGGCCTCGAAGCCAAGTGGTACGCCCATTGGGAGCAGAACGGTCTGTTCCGGCCCGAACGCCCGGACGCCGCGCCGTTCACCATCGTGAACCCGCCGCCGAACGTGACCGGATCGCTCCATATCGGCCACGCGCTCGACAATACGCTGCAGGATGTGGTGATCCGCTATGAACGTCTGCGCGGCAAGGATGCGCTGTGGGTCGTCGGCACCGACCACGCCGGCATCGCCACGCAGATGGTTGTCGAGCGGCAGATGGAAGCGAAGCAGGACAAGCGCACCAACTACACGCGCGAGCAGTTCATCGAAAAAGTGTGGGAGTGGAAGCACGAGAGCGGAGGCACGATCACCGGCCAGCTTCGGCGGCTGGGCTGTTCGATGGATTGGTCCAGAGAGCAGTTCACGATGGACCCGCACTTCACCAAGGCCGTGGTCAAGGTGTTCGTCGACCTCCACCAAAAGGGCCTGATCTACCGCGACAAGCGGCTGGTGAACTGGGACCCCAAGCTGAAGACCGCGATTTCCGACCTTGAAGTGGAAACGCGCGAGACGCAGGGCGGCTTCTGGCACTTCAAGTATCCGCTGGCAGACGGCGTTCACCGTGACGATGGCCTCGACTATATCGAGGTTGCGACCACGCGCCCCGAGACGATGCTGGCCGATATGTGCGTGGCGGTTCACCCTGAGGATGAGCGCTACAAGTCGGTTATCGGCAAGGATATCCTGCAGCCGCTGACCGGACGCCGGTTCAAGGTGGTGGCCGATGAACACGCCGACCCGGAACTGGGCAGCGGCGCGGTGAAGATCACACCGGGGCATGACTTCAACGACTTCGAAGTGGGCAAGCGCGCCGGGATCAAGGCGGGCGACATGCTCAACATGTTCGATGCCGAGGCCAAGGTTGTGCAGACTTCGGACGGACTGGTGCCGGATGAGTTCATCGGCATGGACCGCTTCGATGCGCGCAAGCTGGTGGTGGAAAGGATGAAGGAAGCGGGCTTCCTCATCCCGCACATCACGAAGGACAAGGAAGGCAACGAGATTGCCGCCGACTTCGAACCGCGCACAATTCAGACGCCGTTTGGAGATCGGGGCGGCGTGGTGATCGAACCGTGGCTGACCGACCAGTGGTACGTCGACGCCGAAAAGCTGGCCGTCGCGCCACTCGAAGCGGTGCGCTCGGGCGCAGTCGAGATCGTGCCCAAAACCTGGGAAAAGACCTTCTTCAACTGGATGGAGAACATCCAGCCTTGGTGTGTTTCGCGCCAGCTGTGGTGGGGACACCGGATTCCGGCTTGGTATGCCGAGGACGGCGAAATCTACGTCGCGGAGAGCGTAGAAGAAGCACAGGCGCTTGCCGGTAACAAATCGCTGACCCGCGACTCAGACGTCCTCGACACGTGGTTCTCCTCGGCACTGTGGCCCTTCGCAACGCTCGGCTGGCCCGATGAACCGGCAGCCCAACCCCCGTTCGTGTCGAGCGAAGTCGAAACACCTGCGTCCGGCATCTCGACTACGCTCGATGCGAACGGATCAGGTAAGTCCCTCCTTGCCAAACACTACCCCAACGACCTGCTCGTTTCGGGTTTCGACATCCTGTTCTTCTGGGATGCCCGCATGATGATGATGGGGCAGGCCATGACCGGGCAGAACCCGTGGAAGCGCCTCTATCTCCACGGGCTTGTCCGTGCGGCGGATGGTGCGAAGATGTCGAAGTCGAAGGGCAACGTGGTCGATCCGCTGCTGCTGATCGACAAGTACGGCGCCGATGCGCTGCGCTTCTTCATGTGCGCGATGGAGAGCCAGGGCCGCGACGTGAAGATGGATGAGAAGCGCGTCGAGGGTTATCGTAACTTCGCGACGAAGCTGTGGAACGCCGCGCGGTTCTGCCAGTCGAACGGGATCACCGGCAGCACCTCGGTTGCCGCGCCTGTGGCGACCAGCGCGGTCAACAAGTGGATCATCGGCGAGGTGGTCGAGACGCTGGGTGCGCTCGATCAGGCGATGGCCGACTTGCGCTTCGATGCGGCGGCGAACACCGTCTATCACTTCGTCTGGGACCAGTTCTGCGATTGGTACATCGAACTGGTGAAGGGCAACTTCGACGAGGAAACCAAGGCGGTTGCCGGCTGGGTGCTCGACCAGATCCTCGTCATGCTCCACCCGTTCATGCCTTTCGTGACCGAGGAGCTGTGGCACGCGCTGGGCAGCCGCGACGGCGAGTTGATCGTGGCGGCATGGCCTGCGCCAGAGGCTTCGGTTGATGCCGAGGCGAAGCGCGAGGTCGAGTGGCTGATCGCGCTGGTTTCCGCCCTGCGCACCGCCAAGAACGAACTCGGCATTGCGCCGGGGGCGCGGCTCGAAGCCTACCTGCCCGAGCCGTCGACGCAAACGCGCGCGATCATCGAGGCCAATCCGGCTGCAATCGAGCGCCTTGCCCGCCTGACCGCGATCCGCTTCGAGGCGGCCCCTGCGGGTGCGGCGATGCAGATCGGCGCGGGCGATGCCAACCTGATCGTGCCATTGGAAGGCGTGATCGACATCACGGCGGAAAAGGCCCGTCTTGAAAAGGCGCTGGCGGTTTCGCTGAAGGAGGCCAAGGCACTCGAAGGTCGCCTGTCCAATGCCTCGTTCGTCGAGAAGGCCAAGCCCGAGGCGGTCGAGAAGGCGCGCGCCGATCATGCGATGCACGCTGCCGAAGCCGAGCGGCTGGCGGCGGCACTGAAGCGGCTGGGATGA
- a CDS encoding 7-carboxy-7-deazaguanine synthase QueE, whose translation MLTLATVNPGEPEIFSSLQGEGPSMGRPSIFVRLSRCNLACRWCDTAYTWRFTGDNRPHRDEVAFERGDNQLTLDEMEVAALILAHGEDRLVITGGEPLLQGAALAKLVVLLKEARPGLHVEIETNGTVAPHPALDGLVDQFNVSPKLAHSGNAAELALVPERLIAWAADSRAWFKFVVITTADLAEIALLQDRYGIAADHLFVMPEGTASATLRERSRWLAEEALERGWRFTDRLHIHLYGDTRGT comes from the coding sequence GTGCTGACGCTTGCCACCGTCAATCCCGGCGAACCGGAGATCTTTTCGTCGCTGCAGGGCGAAGGGCCGTCGATGGGGCGACCCTCCATCTTCGTGCGGCTATCGCGCTGCAACCTTGCCTGCCGGTGGTGCGACACCGCCTACACCTGGCGCTTCACTGGCGATAACCGCCCGCACCGCGACGAGGTGGCGTTCGAGCGCGGCGATAACCAGCTGACGCTGGATGAGATGGAGGTTGCCGCGCTGATCCTTGCCCATGGCGAGGACCGGCTGGTGATCACCGGTGGCGAGCCGCTGTTGCAGGGCGCAGCGCTGGCCAAACTGGTGGTGCTCCTCAAGGAGGCGCGGCCCGGCCTGCATGTCGAGATCGAGACCAACGGGACGGTAGCCCCTCACCCGGCGCTGGACGGGCTGGTCGACCAGTTCAATGTCAGCCCGAAGCTGGCGCATTCAGGCAATGCGGCAGAACTGGCGCTGGTGCCCGAACGGCTGATCGCGTGGGCGGCTGACTCGCGCGCGTGGTTCAAATTCGTCGTCATCACGACGGCGGACCTTGCCGAGATTGCGCTCTTGCAGGACCGCTATGGCATTGCCGCCGATCACCTGTTCGTGATGCCCGAGGGCACCGCGAGCGCCACTTTGCGCGAACGCTCGCGCTGGCTGGCCGAGGAGGCGCTGGAGCGCGGCTGGCGGTTTACCGACCGGCTGCACATTCATTTGTATGGGGATACGCGGGGGACCTGA
- the ssb gene encoding single-stranded DNA-binding protein, translating into MAGSVNKVIIVGNLGADPEVRSFQNGGKVCNLRIATSESWKDKNTGEKQERTEWHTVAIFGEGLAGVAERFLKKGSKVYVEGQLRTRKWQDQQGADRYSTEVVLQGPGAVLTMLDGPPGAGGGGGGGGGRSGGWNEGGSSGGGSRGGSGGGWNQGGGGASSGGAASGGGFGDDLDDDIPF; encoded by the coding sequence ATGGCAGGCAGCGTCAACAAGGTCATCATCGTCGGCAATCTCGGTGCCGACCCCGAAGTGCGCTCGTTCCAGAACGGGGGCAAGGTGTGCAACTTGCGCATCGCCACGTCCGAAAGCTGGAAGGACAAGAACACCGGCGAAAAGCAGGAGCGCACTGAATGGCACACGGTCGCCATCTTCGGTGAAGGGCTGGCAGGCGTTGCCGAACGCTTCCTGAAAAAGGGCAGCAAGGTTTACGTTGAAGGACAGCTGCGCACGCGCAAGTGGCAGGACCAGCAGGGCGCTGATCGCTATTCCACCGAAGTCGTTCTGCAAGGCCCCGGCGCGGTGCTGACCATGCTCGACGGCCCTCCCGGTGCTGGCGGCGGCGGTGGCGGTGGCGGTGGCCGTTCGGGCGGCTGGAATGAAGGCGGCTCGTCCGGCGGCGGTTCGCGCGGCGGTTCAGGCGGTGGCTGGAATCAGGGCGGCGGCGGCGCCTCGTCTGGCGGCGCGGCTTCGGGCGGCGGCTTTGGCGACGATCTCGACGACGACATCCCGTTCTGA